Proteins from one Aulosira sp. FACHB-615 genomic window:
- a CDS encoding dynamin-like GTPase family protein, which yields MTSLPIQCANLKEQVELILQLFQQEPALRSQDITPVQTSLGKAISPKFEIVFAGAFSAGKSMLINALLERELLYSAEGHATGTECKIEYAELDKERVVLTFLSESEIREQASYLCQQIGFTTAVNINQAEVINLLNQGCDLILQQEGGESRSERAKQAKALILLLAGYEANREHIHTVNNATYSMETFNFSNLKEAAGYARRGSNSAVLKRIEYYCNHPLLEDGNVIIDTPGIDAPVEKDAQLTYAKIQHPDTSAVVCVLKPASAGDMTKEETLLLETMRGNSGIRDRVFYVFNRIDETWYNTQLRQRLDDLISSQFRDTSRVYKTSGLLGFYGSQIKQTSIQNRFGLDSIFAESVKGLNGEEETPQFVYAFNNYCVTSGKLSYTNFRISLNGFETPNQNYSRILAEQGIPLINQLILDSGIEEFRTAITRYLTEEKRPMLFQNLADDLEGICIKLKKTYQSVYRDLDSQPREIEAMKSQELQRLNQQLQEIGKDFNQHIIAEINQVINNGSEIFEADFRQLQSRMIRRLDELLDTFSVAEAYRRATLSHLRNATAPLLAILVEAFYYLSNQLEDILVNSSEQLVANFFQRLIETIRKTEYYRQLYRLLGNDGGIEQNIKAIEKQVTLALVSAASVECDRFVRESPRFYDEGTFSIYQFRQTLQQTSQSYDCESMIEAEPAIRQLLKLDFEPKVSYTIRTSFRQTINQILKTQLLPMAEQQADDILQQYPQARVYLEQTLQHEAEEKILQNRRLLSAVEQKIESYNTAVSGMNSCLQAMQLYDYLLPVINLNELDAVEKIAASNGVVISDGLLDGMVQIQD from the coding sequence ATGACTAGCCTGCCGATTCAATGTGCAAATTTAAAAGAGCAAGTTGAATTAATCTTACAACTTTTCCAGCAAGAACCTGCTTTACGTTCTCAGGATATCACACCTGTACAAACTTCTTTAGGCAAGGCTATTTCTCCCAAGTTTGAAATTGTGTTTGCGGGTGCGTTTAGTGCAGGTAAATCTATGCTAATTAATGCCCTCCTGGAAAGAGAATTACTGTATAGTGCAGAAGGTCACGCCACAGGGACAGAATGCAAAATTGAATATGCAGAACTAGATAAAGAAAGAGTCGTACTAACTTTTTTAAGTGAATCGGAAATTAGAGAACAAGCCAGTTATTTATGTCAGCAAATAGGATTTACAACCGCAGTAAATATCAATCAAGCTGAAGTAATTAATTTGCTCAATCAAGGCTGTGACTTAATTCTACAACAGGAAGGTGGCGAAAGTCGTTCGGAACGTGCAAAACAAGCTAAGGCATTAATTTTATTGTTAGCAGGTTATGAAGCGAACCGTGAGCATATTCATACAGTTAACAATGCGACTTATTCAATGGAAACATTTAATTTTTCCAATTTAAAAGAAGCTGCTGGATATGCAAGACGCGGAAGTAATAGTGCTGTTTTAAAGCGAATTGAATATTATTGCAATCATCCTTTGCTGGAAGATGGCAACGTTATTATTGATACACCAGGAATTGATGCACCTGTAGAAAAGGATGCACAGTTAACTTACGCTAAAATTCAACATCCCGATACTTCAGCAGTGGTATGCGTGCTGAAACCTGCATCGGCTGGTGACATGACAAAAGAAGAAACGCTGCTTTTAGAAACAATGCGGGGAAATAGCGGAATCCGCGATCGCGTCTTTTATGTGTTCAACCGCATCGACGAAACTTGGTACAATACCCAATTAAGGCAGCGATTGGATGATTTAATTAGCAGTCAGTTTCGTGATACTAGCAGAGTTTATAAAACCAGTGGTTTACTTGGTTTTTATGGCAGTCAAATTAAACAGACAAGTATACAGAATAGGTTCGGTTTAGATTCTATCTTTGCGGAAAGTGTAAAAGGCTTGAATGGAGAAGAAGAAACACCACAGTTTGTCTACGCATTTAATAACTATTGTGTGACTTCTGGTAAGCTTTCCTATACTAATTTTCGCATTTCTCTGAATGGCTTTGAAACTCCCAATCAAAATTATTCGCGGATTTTAGCTGAACAAGGTATACCTTTAATTAATCAGCTAATTCTCGATAGTGGTATTGAAGAATTTCGCACAGCTATTACTCGCTATCTCACAGAAGAAAAGCGTCCGATGCTGTTTCAAAATCTGGCTGATGATTTGGAAGGTATTTGTATTAAACTGAAAAAAACTTATCAGTCAGTTTACCGAGATTTAGACAGTCAACCAAGAGAAATTGAGGCGATGAAGTCGCAGGAATTACAGCGACTCAACCAACAACTCCAGGAAATTGGCAAAGATTTTAATCAACATATTATCGCAGAAATCAACCAAGTCATTAATAATGGTTCTGAAATCTTTGAAGCTGATTTCCGTCAATTACAATCACGGATGATTCGGCGTTTAGATGAATTGCTAGATACCTTTTCTGTGGCTGAGGCTTATCGCCGTGCAACTCTGAGTCATCTGCGAAATGCAACTGCGCCATTGCTGGCGATTTTAGTCGAGGCATTTTATTATTTATCCAATCAGTTGGAAGATATTTTAGTTAATTCCTCTGAACAATTAGTTGCTAATTTCTTTCAACGCTTAATTGAGACAATTCGCAAAACCGAATATTATCGTCAGTTATATCGTTTATTGGGGAATGATGGTGGGATTGAACAAAACATCAAAGCCATCGAAAAACAGGTAACATTAGCTTTAGTAAGTGCTGCTAGTGTAGAATGCGATCGCTTCGTGCGCGAAAGTCCGAGATTTTATGATGAAGGCACTTTTTCTATCTATCAATTTCGTCAAACTTTGCAGCAAACATCCCAAAGTTATGACTGTGAAAGTATGATTGAAGCTGAACCAGCAATTCGGCAATTGTTAAAGTTAGATTTTGAACCAAAAGTTTCCTATACCATTCGGACATCTTTCCGCCAAACTATCAATCAAATTCTAAAAACCCAATTGTTACCAATGGCGGAACAACAAGCCGATGATATTCTCCAACAATATCCCCAAGCGCGTGTTTATTTAGAACAGACTTTACAACACGAAGCCGAAGAGAAAATTTTGCAGAATCGCCGCTTGCTAAGTGCTGTGGAACAAAAAATAGAAAGTTATAACACAGCAGTATCGGGAATGAATAGTTGTTTACAAGCAATGCAGTTATATGACTATTTATTGCCAGTAATTAATCTAAATGAATTAGATGCTGTGGAAAAGATTGCTGCAAGTAATGGTGTAGTAATTTCTGATGGTTTGTTGGATGGGATGGTGCAAATTCAAGATTGA
- a CDS encoding KGK domain-containing protein, whose product MEDIFKSIECNDDDVVEIKDNTYKISKIKSGVSQSSNEDLSYRLQQQLNSRSIYFPSGDYFSDEGIDCKILTLGSQNWKNGKIKFKLSIEFCIEEDVEINNSQDLDITEVESSLDKLRRRLQEES is encoded by the coding sequence ATGGAAGATATATTCAAATCTATAGAATGTAATGATGATGACGTTGTAGAAATTAAAGATAACACTTATAAAATTAGCAAGATTAAGTCTGGAGTAAGTCAATCATCTAATGAGGATTTATCATACAGATTGCAACAACAATTAAATAGCAGAAGCATTTATTTTCCATCAGGTGATTATTTCTCTGATGAAGGGATAGACTGCAAAATCCTAACATTAGGTTCTCAAAACTGGAAAAATGGCAAAATAAAATTTAAACTCAGCATTGAGTTTTGTATTGAAGAGGATGTAGAAATAAATAACAGTCAAGATTTAGATATTACTGAAGTAGAATCATCACTGGATAAATTACGACGTAGGCTTCAGGAGGAAAGTTGA
- the arsH gene encoding arsenical resistance protein ArsH — protein sequence MTTFDHPPRILFLYGSLRDRSYSRLLAEEAARIITEFGAEVKFFDPRELPIYGSVPDTHPKVQELRELSLWSEGQVWSSPELHGQISGIMKNQIDWIPLNIGAVRPTQGRTLAVMQVSGGSQSFNAVNTLRILGRWMRMFTIPNQSSVAKAYQEFNEDGTMKDSPYRDRVVDVMEELYKFTLLLRDKVDYLTDRYSERKEKAAKEVIEVANKALQTN from the coding sequence ATGACAACATTCGACCATCCCCCCAGAATTTTATTTTTATATGGTTCTTTGCGCGATCGCTCTTACAGTCGCCTGTTAGCCGAAGAAGCCGCCCGCATCATTACAGAATTTGGTGCTGAGGTGAAGTTCTTCGACCCCAGAGAACTCCCAATTTACGGTAGCGTCCCTGACACCCATCCCAAGGTTCAGGAATTGCGTGAATTAAGTTTATGGTCAGAAGGGCAAGTTTGGTCTAGTCCAGAGTTACACGGTCAGATTTCTGGGATTATGAAAAACCAAATTGATTGGATTCCTCTGAATATAGGTGCAGTTCGTCCAACCCAAGGTAGAACTTTGGCTGTAATGCAGGTAAGTGGTGGTTCCCAATCGTTCAACGCCGTGAATACATTAAGAATTTTGGGGCGATGGATGCGGATGTTTACGATTCCCAATCAATCATCAGTGGCGAAAGCATATCAAGAGTTTAACGAAGACGGCACTATGAAAGATTCACCCTACCGCGATCGCGTTGTGGATGTGATGGAAGAACTTTATAAGTTTACTTTGTTGTTACGAGACAAAGTAGATTATCTCACTGATCGCTACAGTGAACGTAAAGAGAAAGCAGCCAAAGAAGTCATTGAGGTGGCGAACAAAGCTTTGCAAACTAATTAA
- the arsC gene encoding arsenate reductase, glutathione/glutaredoxin type: MKRVMFVCKKNSARSQMAEGFAKTLGKGKIAVTSSGLEASQVRPEAIAVMQEIGIDITDQHSKPLSDFQAEDFDVVISLCGCGVNLPPEWVVREVFEDWQLDDPAEQPEIFPRVRDEIKERVAQLIASVNQA, encoded by the coding sequence ATGAAACGTGTCATGTTTGTGTGTAAAAAAAATTCTGCCCGTTCACAAATGGCGGAAGGTTTTGCTAAAACCTTGGGTAAGGGAAAAATTGCTGTGACTAGTTCGGGATTAGAGGCGAGTCAGGTAAGGCCAGAAGCGATCGCAGTGATGCAAGAAATTGGGATTGATATTACTGATCAGCATTCCAAACCCCTAAGTGATTTTCAAGCCGAAGATTTTGATGTGGTGATTTCTCTGTGTGGTTGTGGTGTGAATTTACCGCCGGAGTGGGTAGTGCGCGAAGTATTTGAAGATTGGCAATTGGATGATCCGGCTGAACAACCTGAGATTTTTCCGAGAGTGCGCGATGAAATTAAAGAACGGGTAGCGCAATTAATCGCATCGGTAAATCAAGCATAA
- the arsB gene encoding ACR3 family arsenite efflux transporter has translation MAHNSQASPTRIQAGSNLSFFEKYLTVWVFLCIFGGIVLGRLFPGVAVALDAMSVYQVSIPIAVCLFFMMYPIMVKIDFTQATNAIRAPKPVILTLVVNWLIKPFTMVVFAQFFLGWLFRPLIVGSEMIRGGEVALANSYIAGTILLGIAPCTAMVLMWGYLSYGNQGHTLIMVAVNSLAMLFLYAPLGRWLLAANNLTVPWETIVLSVLIYVGLPLIAGMYSRYWIFKYKGKEWFERRFLNYLTPVAITALLLTLVLLFAFKGELIVNNPLHILLIAVPLFIQTNFIFLISYVAALKLNLAYEDAAPAALIGASNHFEVAIATAVILFGLSSGAALATVVGVLIEVPVMLMLVEVCKRTASWFPREPEKATLLDPRCFGDCK, from the coding sequence ATGGCTCATAATTCACAAGCTAGTCCCACTCGGATACAAGCAGGAAGCAATCTCAGCTTTTTTGAAAAGTACCTCACTGTTTGGGTATTTTTATGTATCTTTGGCGGAATTGTTCTGGGTCGATTATTTCCAGGAGTGGCGGTAGCACTGGACGCAATGAGTGTATATCAAGTGTCGATTCCCATTGCTGTCTGTTTGTTTTTCATGATGTATCCCATCATGGTGAAGATTGACTTCACCCAAGCTACAAATGCTATCCGCGCCCCAAAACCGGTAATTCTCACCTTGGTAGTGAATTGGTTGATTAAACCATTCACAATGGTGGTCTTTGCTCAGTTTTTTTTAGGATGGTTATTTCGTCCTTTGATTGTCGGAAGTGAAATGATTCGCGGTGGTGAAGTTGCACTGGCTAATTCTTACATTGCCGGCACAATTTTATTAGGAATTGCACCTTGTACAGCAATGGTGCTGATGTGGGGATATCTTTCTTACGGCAACCAAGGACACACCTTAATTATGGTGGCTGTAAACTCTTTGGCTATGCTATTTTTATATGCGCCTTTGGGTAGATGGTTACTAGCGGCGAATAATTTAACTGTACCTTGGGAAACTATTGTTTTGTCGGTACTAATTTACGTTGGTTTGCCGCTAATAGCAGGAATGTACAGCCGTTACTGGATTTTTAAATATAAAGGTAAAGAGTGGTTTGAAAGACGATTTCTCAACTATTTGACTCCCGTGGCGATTACGGCTTTGTTATTAACTTTGGTACTGCTGTTTGCCTTCAAGGGTGAATTAATTGTGAATAATCCCTTGCATATTTTGTTAATTGCTGTACCATTGTTTATTCAAACTAATTTCATTTTCTTGATTAGTTATGTAGCAGCATTAAAGCTGAATTTAGCTTACGAAGATGCTGCACCAGCAGCATTAATTGGCGCGAGTAATCATTTTGAAGTAGCGATCGCCACGGCTGTGATTTTATTTGGCTTAAGTTCTGGTGCTGCACTGGCTACGGTGGTAGGGGTTTTAATTGAAGTGCCAGTCATGTTAATGCTGGTTGAAGTTTGTAAACGCACAGCAAGTTGGTTTCCGAGAGAACCGGAGAAAGCAACCTTGCTAGATCCGCGTTGTTTTGGGGATTGCAAATAA
- a CDS encoding PstS family phosphate ABC transporter substrate-binding protein: MNTKVKKLALVLGTLTLISSCADKSTSNTQSQQSPSAVEVSNSKKTGIPIKIDGSSTVYPITQAIAKEFQADSNNKAQIEVKFSGTTGGFEKFCAGETAISNASRPILLAEMTACKNNGVGYIELPIAFDALTVAVNPQNTWAKDITVAELKKIWEPAAQGKITRWNQVRASWPDRPLTLYGAGGKSGTFDYFTEAIVGKARASRNDYTASENDEMLVDGISKDPNALGYFGYAYYEKHQDKLKALSIDSGRGSVSPSRQTVEKAMYQPLSRPLFIYVNPQSFSQRGILYEFIDFYIKNAPKAVTSVGYIPLPDEGYQINSVHFYQSKVGTVFDGKAEMNLTIGELLRKEAKF, from the coding sequence ATGAATACAAAAGTTAAGAAATTGGCTCTCGTGTTGGGAACGCTGACTCTAATCAGCAGTTGTGCCGATAAATCAACTTCTAATACTCAAAGTCAGCAGTCTCCAAGTGCTGTAGAAGTGAGTAATAGTAAAAAGACTGGGATACCGATTAAAATTGATGGTTCTAGTACGGTGTATCCTATCACGCAAGCGATCGCCAAAGAGTTTCAAGCAGACTCTAATAACAAGGCGCAAATTGAAGTCAAATTTTCTGGTACTACAGGCGGGTTTGAAAAATTTTGTGCAGGAGAAACAGCAATCAGCAATGCGTCCCGACCGATTTTGTTAGCAGAGATGACAGCTTGTAAAAATAATGGAGTGGGGTATATAGAGCTTCCCATAGCTTTTGATGCTTTAACTGTGGCTGTAAATCCTCAAAATACTTGGGCAAAAGACATCACAGTAGCAGAATTAAAAAAGATTTGGGAACCTGCGGCTCAAGGGAAAATTACTCGCTGGAACCAAGTACGAGCATCTTGGCCAGATCGTCCTTTGACTTTGTATGGTGCTGGGGGAAAATCTGGTACTTTTGACTACTTTACAGAGGCAATTGTTGGTAAAGCTAGAGCTTCTCGCAACGATTATACAGCCAGTGAAAATGATGAAATGTTAGTAGATGGCATTAGTAAAGATCCAAATGCGTTAGGTTACTTTGGCTACGCTTATTACGAAAAACATCAAGATAAATTAAAAGCTCTTTCTATTGATAGCGGCCGTGGCTCTGTATCACCTTCACGGCAAACAGTAGAGAAAGCAATGTATCAACCACTTTCTCGACCATTATTTATTTACGTTAATCCTCAATCTTTCTCACAAAGGGGAATACTGTACGAATTTATAGACTTTTACATTAAAAATGCCCCAAAAGCTGTAACTTCTGTGGGTTATATACCTTTACCTGACGAAGGCTACCAGATAAATTCTGTTCACTTTTATCAAAGCAAGGTAGGAACAGTATTTGATGGCAAAGCAGAAATGAATCTCACAATTGGTGAATTGTTACGAAAAGAAGCCAAGTTTTAG
- a CDS encoding biotin carboxylase yields the protein MQYYSKLMQLIFTVCLFALLSWVITPTAEALTQIKLFDISYKDCPPELAQGAVTSGGSATAANCFIVIGKAENGTYKTVYDADIYGRIYDANNDPVLQNRTRLGSIAEVPPGTSDFELRISVPANQPLPLKLKQFKASGFSSQVRR from the coding sequence ATGCAGTACTACTCAAAACTGATGCAGCTAATATTTACTGTTTGTCTGTTTGCGCTTCTCTCATGGGTAATCACACCAACAGCCGAAGCCTTAACCCAGATTAAACTATTTGACATTTCTTATAAAGATTGTCCCCCAGAACTAGCTCAGGGGGCAGTGACAAGTGGCGGTAGCGCAACTGCGGCTAATTGCTTTATTGTCATAGGTAAAGCCGAAAATGGCACTTATAAAACCGTCTACGATGCAGATATCTATGGTCGGATATATGATGCTAACAACGACCCAGTTTTACAAAATCGTACCCGCCTTGGTTCTATTGCCGAAGTTCCCCCAGGAACTAGCGATTTTGAGTTGAGAATTTCTGTACCAGCAAATCAGCCATTACCTTTAAAGTTAAAGCAATTTAAAGCGTCGGGATTTAGTAGTCAAGTCCGAAGATGA
- a CDS encoding YggT family protein, which translates to MFLLISTLNTFIQLYTALLFIRVLLTWFPTINWYNQPFSALSQITDPYLNVFRSIIPPLGGIDLSPMLAILLLQIVGQVVGSLVGGLQVFA; encoded by the coding sequence ATGTTTTTACTGATTAGCACTCTCAATACCTTCATACAGCTTTATACGGCTCTACTATTTATTAGAGTTTTATTGACTTGGTTCCCTACCATCAATTGGTATAATCAGCCTTTTTCTGCTTTAAGCCAAATTACTGACCCATATCTCAATGTCTTCCGTTCCATTATCCCCCCCTTGGGCGGCATTGATCTTTCCCCAATGTTGGCGATTTTATTGCTGCAAATAGTAGGACAAGTAGTAGGTAGTCTAGTAGGTGGTTTGCAGGTTTTTGCCTAA
- the upp gene encoding uracil phosphoribosyltransferase, which translates to MTVQLRVYVPPHPLIKHWLAVARDAATPSVLFRSAITELGRWLTYEAAREWLPTLETTVQTPLQACPATFINPEVPVAVVPILRAGLGLLEGAQTLLPLASIYHLGLVRDEETLEARCYLNKLPEKFDPQTRVLITDPMLATGGSIMRAMAELTQRGIDPELTRIVSVVAAPPALQKLSAAYPGLIVYTATIDETVNDRGFIVPGLGDAGDRIFGT; encoded by the coding sequence ATGACGGTACAGCTGCGTGTTTACGTTCCACCCCATCCTTTAATTAAGCACTGGTTGGCAGTTGCCCGTGATGCTGCTACACCTTCAGTATTATTTCGCAGTGCTATCACGGAGTTAGGCAGATGGCTAACTTACGAAGCGGCGCGGGAGTGGCTACCAACTCTAGAGACAACGGTGCAGACTCCTTTGCAGGCTTGTCCCGCAACTTTTATTAATCCAGAAGTGCCTGTGGCAGTGGTGCCGATTCTGCGGGCAGGGTTAGGATTGTTAGAAGGGGCGCAAACTTTGTTACCTTTGGCTTCAATTTATCATTTGGGCTTAGTCCGTGATGAAGAAACACTAGAGGCTCGGTGTTATCTGAATAAATTGCCGGAAAAATTTGATCCGCAAACCAGGGTGTTAATTACAGACCCGATGTTAGCTACTGGGGGGTCGATTATGCGGGCGATGGCAGAATTAACTCAACGGGGAATTGACCCGGAGTTGACGCGAATTGTCAGTGTAGTTGCAGCTCCGCCAGCATTGCAAAAATTAAGTGCGGCGTATCCGGGTTTAATCGTTTACACTGCAACTATTGATGAAACAGTGAACGATCGCGGTTTTATTGTACCGGGATTAGGCGATGCGGGCGATCGCATTTTTGGTACTTAA
- the crtH gene encoding carotenoid isomerase: protein MTNNNLVFDAIIIGSGMGGLVTATQLAAKGAKVLVLERYLIPGGSAGYFEQHGYHFDVGASMIFGLGKNGTTNLLTRALDAVNMQIETIPDPVQIHYHLPDGLDIKVDRVYDNFLQNLTAYFPQEARGIRRFYNECWQVFNCLNRMDLLSLEEPRYLMRMFFQHPLACFGLLKYLPQNVGDIARRYIKDPLLLKFIDMECYCWSVVPASMTPMINAGMVFSDRHYGGVNYPKGGVSIIAQKLVEGLEQLGGQIKYQARVKKIILEQGRAVGVELANGKIYRGKRIVSNATRWDTFGKLIPVEKIPNNEKIWQQRYEKSPSFLSLHIGVKSSVLPQHIECHHILLEDWAKMTAAEGTIFVSIPTLLDPDLAPPGHHIIHAFTPHWIDGWLGLSPNRYEAKKEAAAWRIIDRLEQIFPGLDAGLDYLSVGTPRSHRRFLGREDGTYGPIPRRKLWGLLGMPFNRTAIPGLYCVGDSTFPGQGLNAVAFSGFACAHRIAVDLGIGR, encoded by the coding sequence ATGACAAATAACAATCTTGTATTTGACGCAATTATCATTGGTTCGGGAATGGGTGGCTTAGTAACAGCAACTCAACTAGCAGCCAAAGGCGCAAAAGTTTTGGTGTTAGAGCGTTATTTAATTCCCGGTGGTAGTGCCGGCTATTTTGAACAGCATGGTTATCACTTTGATGTTGGCGCATCGATGATTTTTGGGCTGGGAAAAAACGGCACAACTAACTTGCTGACTCGCGCCTTAGATGCGGTCAATATGCAAATCGAAACAATACCAGATCCAGTACAAATCCATTATCATTTACCCGATGGATTAGACATTAAAGTTGACCGGGTTTATGACAACTTTTTGCAAAATCTTACTGCTTATTTTCCGCAAGAAGCAAGAGGTATTCGTCGCTTTTATAACGAATGCTGGCAAGTTTTTAATTGCCTAAACCGTATGGATTTGTTGTCTTTAGAAGAACCTCGGTATCTGATGCGGATGTTCTTCCAGCATCCTTTAGCGTGTTTTGGGTTACTGAAATATTTACCACAAAATGTTGGAGATATCGCGCGGCGCTATATTAAAGACCCTTTATTATTAAAATTCATTGATATGGAATGTTATTGCTGGTCGGTAGTGCCAGCAAGCATGACACCCATGATTAATGCTGGGATGGTCTTTTCCGATAGACATTATGGCGGTGTTAATTATCCTAAAGGTGGAGTAAGCATAATTGCTCAAAAACTAGTGGAAGGACTAGAACAACTTGGTGGTCAAATTAAGTATCAAGCGAGGGTAAAAAAAATTATCCTAGAACAAGGACGTGCTGTCGGTGTAGAACTTGCTAATGGTAAAATTTATCGAGGTAAACGCATAGTTTCTAATGCTACACGCTGGGATACATTTGGCAAATTAATTCCTGTAGAGAAAATACCTAATAATGAGAAAATATGGCAACAACGCTATGAAAAATCGCCCAGCTTTTTGAGTTTACATATCGGCGTGAAAAGCTCAGTTTTACCTCAGCATATAGAATGCCATCATATTTTGTTAGAAGATTGGGCAAAAATGACAGCCGCAGAAGGCACGATTTTTGTTTCTATCCCCACATTACTTGACCCAGATTTAGCACCACCGGGACATCATATCATTCATGCCTTTACACCTCACTGGATTGATGGTTGGCTGGGTTTATCGCCAAACAGATATGAAGCCAAAAAAGAAGCAGCAGCTTGGCGAATTATTGACCGACTAGAACAAATTTTTCCGGGGTTGGATGCAGGGTTAGATTATCTATCAGTCGGGACACCCCGCAGCCATCGCCGCTTTTTGGGGCGCGAAGATGGGACTTATGGGCCAATTCCCCGACGTAAATTATGGGGCTTGTTAGGGATGCCATTCAACCGCACAGCTATTCCAGGACTTTATTGTGTGGGTGATAGTACCTTTCCTGGTCAGGGTTTAAATGCTGTAGCGTTTTCAGGCTTTGCTTGCGCCCATCGCATTGCTGTTGATTTGGGAATTGGTCGATAG